One genomic region from Phocoena sinus isolate mPhoSin1 chromosome 3, mPhoSin1.pri, whole genome shotgun sequence encodes:
- the ABHD8 gene encoding protein ABHD8: MLTGVTDGIFCCLLGAPPNAVGPLESVESSDGYTFVEVKPGRVLRVKHAGPAPLPTPPPPLSDAAQGDQSGLVHCQRRITVYRNGRLLVENLGRAPRADLLHGQNGSGEPPAALEVELADPAGSDTRSGPGSAGSGSGGRRRRARRPKRTIHIDCEKRITSCKGAQADVVLFFIHGVGGSLAIWKEQLDFFVRLGYEVVAPDLAGHGASSAPQVAAAYTFYALAEDMRAIFKRYAKKRNVLIGHSYGVSFCTFLAHEYPDLVHKMIMINGGGPTALEPSFCSIFNMPTCVLHCLSPCLAWSFLKAGFARQGAKEKQLLKEGNAFNVSSFVLRAMMSGQYWPEGDEVYHAELTVPVLLVHGMHDKFVPVEEDQRMAEILLLAFLKLIDEGSHMVMLECPETVNTLLHEFLLWEPEPSPKALPEPLPTPPEEKK; the protein is encoded by the exons ATGTTGACCGGGGTGACCGATGGGATCTTTTGCTGCCTGCTGGGCGCGCCACCCAATGCTGTGGGGCCCCTGGAGAGTGTGGAGTCCAGTGATGGCTACACCTTTGTGGAGGTCAAGCCTGGCCGCGTGCTGCGGGTGAAGCATGCTGGACCCGCtccgctccccaccccacctccaccactgTCAGACGCCGCCCAGGGGGACCAATCTGGCTTGGTCCACTGCCAGCGCAGAATCACCGTGTACCGCAATGGGCGGTTACTGGTGGAGAACCTGGGCCGGGCACCACGAGCTGACCTCCTGCATGGGCAGAACGGCTCTGGGGAGCCACCAGCCGCCCTCGAGGTAGAGCTGGCTGACCCAGCGGGCAGCGATACCCGCTCGGGCCCAGGCAGTGCTGGGAGTGGCAGTGGCGGACGACGGCGGCGAGCCCGACGCCCCAAGCGGACCATCCACATTGACTGTGAGAAGCGCATCACCAGCTGCAAGGGCGCCCAGGCCGATGTGGTGCTCTTTTTCATCCACGGTGTCGGCGGTTCCCTGGCCATCTGGAAGGAACAGCTGGACTTCTTTGTGCGCCTGGGCTACGAGGTGGTGGCGCCCGACCTGGCCGGCCACGGGGCCAGCTCAGCGCCCCAAGTGGCCGCCGCCTACACCTTCTATGCACTGGCAGAGGACATGCGTGCCATCTTCAAGCGCTATGCCAAGAAGCGAAACGTGCTCATTGGGCATTCTTACGG TGTCTCCTTCTGCACGTTCCTGGCTCATGAGTACCCAGATCTGGTGCACAAGATGATCATGATCAACGGCGGGGGCCCTACGGCACTGGAGCCCAGCTTCTGCTCCATCTTCAACATGCCCACGTGCGTCCTGCACTGCCTGTCACCCTGTCTGGCTTGGAGCTTCCTCAA ggctggcTTCGCCCGCCAAGGGGCCAAAGAGAAGCAGCTGCTGAAGGAGGGCAATGCGTTCAATGTGTCTTCCTTTGTGCTTCGGGCCATGATGAGTGGCCAGTACTGGCCCGAGGGCGACGAGGTCTACCATGCCGAGCTCACCGTGCCCGTCCTGCTCGTCCATGGCATGCACGACAAGTTTGTGCCGGTGGAGGAAGACCAGCGCATGGCTGAG ATCCTGCTCCTGGCCTTCCTGAAGCTCATCGATGAAGGCAGCCACATGGTGATGCTGGAGTGTCCGGAAACGGTCAACACGCTGCTCCACGAATTCCTGCTCTGGGAGCCCGAGCCCTCGCCCAAGGCCCTGCCCGAGCCCCTGCCCACGCCCCCAGAGGAAAAGAAGTAG
- the MRPL34 gene encoding 39S ribosomal protein L34, mitochondrial, whose translation MAFSTRSVGPLLGPVSRSAALLGGRWLQPRAWLGLPDAWGLPAVQQTRGKARGNEYQPSNIKRKNKHGWIRRLSKPSGVQVILRRMHKGRKSLSH comes from the exons ATGGCTTTCTCGACCAGATCGGTGGGGCCCCTGTTGGGGCCAGTCAGTAGGTCAGCGGCGCTTTTGGGTGGCAG GTGGCTCCAGCCCCGGGCCTGGCTGGGGCTCCCCGACGCCTGGGGACTCCCCGCCGTGCAGCAGACCCGGGGCAAGGCGCGCGGGAACGAGTATCAGCCGAGCAACATCAAGCGCAAGAACAAGCATGGTTGGATCCGGCGCTTGAGCAAGCCAAGCGGCGTCCAGGTCATTCTTCGCCGCATGCACAAGGGTCGAAAATCGTTGAGCCACTGA
- the DDA1 gene encoding DET1- and DDB1-associated protein 1 translates to MADFLKGLPVYNKSNFSRFHADSVCKASNRRPSVYLPTREYPSEQIIVTEKTNILLRYLHQQWDKKNAAKKRDQEQVDLEGESSAPPRKVARTDSPDMHEDT, encoded by the exons ATG GCAGATTTTTTGAAAGGACTGCCTGTCTACAACAAAAGCAATTTTAGTCGATTTCATGCCGACTCTGTGTGCAAAGCCTCG AACCGACGTCCCTCAGTCTACCTGCCCACTCGGGAGTACCCGTCCGAACAGA TTATTgtgacagaaaaaacaaacattctTTTGCGCTACTTACATCAGCAATGGGACAAAAAG aaTGCCGCCAAGAAGAGAGACCAGGAGCAAGTGGACCTCGAGGGTGAGAGCTCGGCGCCCCCCCGCAAGGTCGCACGGACCGACAGCCCGGACATGCACGAGGACACTTAA